TTTGATTTAGATAGATTTAAGTTAATTAATGATAGCCTTGGCCATGCAATTGGTGATTTATTATTAAAAGCAGTTGCTAAAAGAATAAAGGCTGGAGTATCTAGTGTTAATACTGTAGCAAGGGTAAGCGGAGATGGCTTTGCTATCATTGTAGAAGATATTAAGCATGAACACACAGCTAAGAAGCTAGCAGAAAATATTATTCGTTCCCTATCAAAACCTTTTTTCATAGAAGGTCACGAATTATATGTCAGCTCAAGTGTTGGAATTAGTATTTATCCTAATGATGGTATAGATTTAGATATGCTGATAAAAAATGCTGATATAGCATTACATCAAGCTAAAGATAAAGGACGAAATACATATCAGAAGTATCGCTATGAAATGAATTCTAAGCATGCAAAGCGTATAAAGATAGAATGCGATTTAAGGAAAGCAATTGAGTTTCAAGAGTTTGAGGTTTATTACCAGCCACAAACTGATGCAGATACGGGAAAAGTAGTCTGTATGGAAGCTTTAGTAAGATGGAATCATCCTGAGTTAGGCGTGGTACTACCTTCAGAATTTATCCCAGTTGCTGAAGAAACAGGACTTATTATCAATATTGGTGAGTGGGTATTACGTGAAGCGTGTAGACAAACAAAAGAATGGCAGGAAGCTGGCTACAATCACATAAAAATCTCTGTGAACCTATCTGCTCGACAGTTTCAACAGGAGAATTTAGTAGAAACAGTCTCTAGTATACTTAGGGAGTGTGGGCTTGATGCAAACTATTTAGTCTTAGAAATTACAGAGACTGTAAGTATGCAGAACATTGATTTTGTAGTACGTACATTAAAGGAGTTAAATGAATTAGGAATCCAGGTGTCGATAGACGATTTTGGTACAGGCTATTCATCGTTATTGTATCTAAAGAGCTTCCCAATTCAGTCGCTTAAAATAGACAGATCGTTTATCAGAGATATCATAGATGATACAGATGACGCTGCTATTGCTTCGGCGATTATTGCTATGGCACATAACTTAAAGCTGAAGGTAGTTGCTGAAGGGGTAGAAACTGAAGAACAATTAAAGTATTTAAAAGAAAATCATTGTGATAATTTCCAAGGGTACCTATTTAGTAAGCCGGTACCTGCAGAAGAGTTCGAAAAAAAGTTTATGTCTAAACGTTCATAAAATTGTTAAAAATGAATTAACAAATATTATGGTTTATATTATAAAATATATCTTAATGCGATATAAATTATATAGTATATTAATAAGACTGGAGGCTGAATAAGTAAATGAAACGTATAGGATTATTTTTATTAGTAAATATGCTAGTGCTACTTACAATAGTAATTGTTACTCAATTATTAGGAGTAGGACGTTATATTGATAGCGAGCTTGGTATTCAATATGAAGCACTATTAGTTTTTAGTGCAGTAGTCGGCTTCTCTGGTGCATTTATATCGTTAGCGTTATCACGCTGGATGGCTAAGAAAATGATGAATGTACAAGTTCTAGATCCAAGCGCGAATTTAGGACCAAGAGAGCGTAAAATAGTTGATCAGGTACATGAATTATCAAGAAGTGCAGGAATTACAGTAATGCCAGAGGTTGGTATATACAACTCCCCTGAGGTAAATGCTTTTGCAACGGGGCCGAGTAAGAACCGTTCCCTAGTGGCAGTTTCAACTGGTTTATTACAACGCATGGATGATGACGCTGTTGAGGGTGTTTTAGCTCACGAAGTAGCACATATTGCTAATGGTGATATGGTTACAATGACACTGGTACAAGGTGTAATCAATACATTCGTAGTATTTTTTGCAAGAATTGCTGCCTTTGCCGTTTCAAGAATGGTTAAGCCAGAATTAGCTGGGATTGTGCACTTTGCGGCAATCATCTTCTTCCAAATTATCTTTGGTATTCTTGGTAGTATTGGAGTTATGGCATTCTCAAGATACCGAGAGTTCCGTGCAGATATAGGTGGTGCGGATTTAGCTGGTAAAGACAAGATGATTCGTGCATTACAGCAAATTAAACAAAACGTAAACATGGTAGACAATGAAGAAAAAGCTTTCCAAAGCTTAAAAATTAACGGTGGCAGAAGCAAACTAGCTGCATTGTTCTCTTCGCACCCTGATTTAGATGAAAGAATTAGTCGTTTACAAGCAAAATAAGTAAAGATAATATTGAATAAACTAAGGATAGCTCTGCCACAGGCAGAGCTATTTTTAGATTCTAGAATATATAATAGAAAAAAATCTGTAGGATTGTATATTTCAGGAGGAATTTAACTAATTTTGTCGAAAAGACAAATATAGACTAAAGATGGAAAGTAATAGACTGAGATGGGAAGGGGAGCTCAATATAAACAAATTACTAAATATAATAAAAACTAAAAAAAGTAAAGATGTACCAAGTGTAGAGGAAGATTTTATTATTGACACTGTTATACGAGATGCCTGTTTATTTAAAGCAAGCGATATTCATTTAGAGCCAGGAAAAAACTATTATCGTATAAGAGTTCGAATTGACGGAAAACTACATGAGCGTGTATCGGGGCTAATGATACATTATCAAAACATGGTCAATCGTATTAAATATCTAGCTAATATGAATATTGCAGAGAAACGGGCTCCTCAGGATGGTGCATTACGTTGGAGTAGTCCAGAGGTTGACATTCGTATCTCTACAATGCCAATGGCTTATGGCGAAAAATGTGTAATCAGGATTTTAAAGAGTCAGGATTTATCTAATGACTTTAACAGCTTAGGAATTCCTCAGAATGTTTTAACCCACTTTTTACAAGCACTTCGAAAAGATAATGGCTTAATCCTTGTTGCGGGTCCGACTGGATCAGGAAAGTCTACGACATTATATACAGCACTTCATCATTTGAACAACCCTCAACATAATATAATTACAATAGAAGATCCAATAGAATATATGATACAAGGTATAAATCAAATGCAAATACATCAAGAACGTAGCGTTACATTTTCCTCTGCATTGCGCTCAATCTTACGTCAAGATCCAGATATAATAATGATTGGGGAAATTCGTGACCACGAAACAGCGGACATAGCAATTAGAGCTTCCCTTACAGGACACAAGATATTATCGACGTTACATACTAATAACGCAGTAAGTGCCTTATACCGCTTGTTGGATATGGATATCCAACCATATCTAGCTGTCCAAGGAATATCAGCAGTAGTAGCTCAACGTTTAGTAAGAAAGGTTTGTACAAACTGTACAGGGTCTGGATGTGATATATGCCTATTTACAGGATACTGTGGGAGAACTGGAGTATTTGAAATCATAA
The sequence above is a segment of the Desulfuribacillus alkaliarsenatis genome. Coding sequences within it:
- a CDS encoding putative bifunctional diguanylate cyclase/phosphodiesterase; amino-acid sequence: MEKEKMEEFRETIFLLPTSIFKARIDRRGRIYKVFNEGALAREFNLATEDIQGKFVEELYTNEMADTMIPALKRAFAGEVVEFLSEIQGRVFNNLIKPNPKPNKKLDEVIGYVTEITEHKITEKTLLHYINHDQLTGLPNRILFHDRLNQAIVHAEPNFRKFALLVFDLDRFKLINDSLGHAIGDLLLKAVAKRIKAGVSSVNTVARVSGDGFAIIVEDIKHEHTAKKLAENIIRSLSKPFFIEGHELYVSSSVGISIYPNDGIDLDMLIKNADIALHQAKDKGRNTYQKYRYEMNSKHAKRIKIECDLRKAIEFQEFEVYYQPQTDADTGKVVCMEALVRWNHPELGVVLPSEFIPVAEETGLIINIGEWVLREACRQTKEWQEAGYNHIKISVNLSARQFQQENLVETVSSILRECGLDANYLVLEITETVSMQNIDFVVRTLKELNELGIQVSIDDFGTGYSSLLYLKSFPIQSLKIDRSFIRDIIDDTDDAAIASAIIAMAHNLKLKVVAEGVETEEQLKYLKENHCDNFQGYLFSKPVPAEEFEKKFMSKRS
- the htpX gene encoding protease HtpX; protein product: MKRIGLFLLVNMLVLLTIVIVTQLLGVGRYIDSELGIQYEALLVFSAVVGFSGAFISLALSRWMAKKMMNVQVLDPSANLGPRERKIVDQVHELSRSAGITVMPEVGIYNSPEVNAFATGPSKNRSLVAVSTGLLQRMDDDAVEGVLAHEVAHIANGDMVTMTLVQGVINTFVVFFARIAAFAVSRMVKPELAGIVHFAAIIFFQIIFGILGSIGVMAFSRYREFRADIGGADLAGKDKMIRALQQIKQNVNMVDNEEKAFQSLKINGGRSKLAALFSSHPDLDERISRLQAK
- a CDS encoding GspE/PulE family protein, whose amino-acid sequence is MESNRLRWEGELNINKLLNIIKTKKSKDVPSVEEDFIIDTVIRDACLFKASDIHLEPGKNYYRIRVRIDGKLHERVSGLMIHYQNMVNRIKYLANMNIAEKRAPQDGALRWSSPEVDIRISTMPMAYGEKCVIRILKSQDLSNDFNSLGIPQNVLTHFLQALRKDNGLILVAGPTGSGKSTTLYTALHHLNNPQHNIITIEDPIEYMIQGINQMQIHQERSVTFSSALRSILRQDPDIIMIGEIRDHETADIAIRASLTGHKILSTLHTNNAVSALYRLLDMDIQPYLAVQGISAVVAQRLVRKVCTNCTGSGCDICLFTGYCGRTGVFEIITMDEAISQHIMKRGTASELTKMLKERGWLSMLDNAQILLSKGVIDEQEYQELSYSI